A single genomic interval of Helianthus annuus cultivar XRQ/B chromosome 6, HanXRQr2.0-SUNRISE, whole genome shotgun sequence harbors:
- the LOC110865959 gene encoding vegetative cell wall protein gp1: MAGSGDGLSMNLAGMSKNQLYDIMSQMKTLIEQNQDQARQILIQNPPLTKALFQAQIMLGMLQPPQEIPKVQPDVPQHPQQAAPPAQHPIPQNAPLPGQTNLRDQTSVPVPSSSIPPSTPTLPSLPSQPIQHNRGHINAQLVPPMPSPQPSNMAALPPQYSTQPPPSVIQPTMPPASVPLQQPLHISSTPHLPLQPPLPSQPRPPSMPAFPHQSYPHMGPGPNAGFQQHQGASQLHHSQPVFHSGSRPPTSMGAPFSQGQPPLPNQQPSQPLYQGGGSHVGMDFNQMGTQPERGPNWMSENAPHLPGGPSQPFLPPHMAPAGQPPRPASLTADMEKALLQQVMSLTPEQINLLPPDQRNQVLQLQQMLRQ; the protein is encoded by the exons ATGGCCGGAAGCGGTGACGGTCTTTCGATGAATCTGGCCGGAATGTCAAAGAATCAACTCTACGATATCATGTCTCAAATGAAG ACATTGATAGAACAGAACCAGGACCAAGCGAGGCAAATCTTGATTCAAAACCCTCCTCTCACCAAAGCTCTCTTCCAG GCACAAATAATGCTTGGAATGCTGCAGCCGCCTCAAGAG ATACCCAAAGTTCAACCGGATGTACCTCAACATCCTCAGCAAGCAGCACCGCCAGCTCAGCATCCAATTCCTCAAAACGCTCCATTACCAGGTCAAACTAATCTGCGTGACCAAACAAGTGTACCAGTTCCATCTTCATCTATTCCTCCTTCAACCCCTACGTTACCATCACTTCCCTCGCAGCCAATACAACATAACAGAGGCCACATCAATGCTCAGTTAGTACCACCGATGCCATCTCCACAACCCTCAAATATGGCGGCTCTCCCGCCACAATATTCTACCCAGCCACCACCATCAGTTATCCAACCAACAATGCCGCCTGCATCTGTCCCGTTGCAGCAGCCTTTACATATTAGTAGCACGCCTCATTTGCCACTTCAACCACCACTGCCGTCACAACCCAGACCACCTTCTATGCCGGCTTTCCCTCATCAAAGTTATCCTCACATGGGACCGGGGCCCAATGCAGGTTTTCAGCAGCACCAGGGTGCATCACAACTGCATCATTCACAACCTGTGTTCCAT TCAGGTTCAAGACCTCCCACTAGTATGGGCGCCCCTTTTTCTCAAGGACAGCCACCACTACCTAATCAGCAGCCGTCTCAACCTTTGTACCAG GGAGGAGGTTCACATGTAGGGATGGACTTTAATCAAATGGGAACCCAGCCTGAAAGAGGACCCAATTGGATGTCTGAAAACGCACCACACCTCCCCGGAGGACCATCACAGCCCTTTCTTCCTCCTCATATGGCCCCTGCTGGTCAGCCTCCTCGACCCGCATCT TTAACTGCTGATATGGAAAAGGCACTACTTCAACAGGTGATGAGTCTCACACCAGAACAGATTAATCTGCTACCACCGGATCAAAGAAACCAAGTGCTACAGCTACAGCAGATGTTGCGTCAGTAA